The genomic stretch GATATCCAACTACGTCCAGTCGCAGGAAATGATAAAGTCCAAGATTATCACGGCCATCGCCTATCCGGCGGTGCTGTTCACGATGTCCATGGGTGTGCTGGCGTACTTTGTCATATACATCGTGCCTGTCTTCACCCAGATATTCACGGACTTCAACCTGACGCTGCCCCCGCTTACGCGCACCATCGTCTGGGTGTCATATGTGGCGACGCATTACATGGTGGCCATTATCGTCATAGTCGTTGGTATTGTGCTGGCCATCCGCTCGTATCTGTCCACCGAGGTGGGCAAGCTCACCTGGCATCAGGCGCAGTTGAAGCTGCCCGTCGTGGGCGTGTTCATACGCAACATACTGATGGAGCGGCTGCTGACCACCATGTCAACGCTTATAAAGAGCGGTGTCAGCATATTAAACACCATCACCGTGCTTGAGGGCGCTTTCGGCAACAGCCTTGTAATCAGGAACGCGCTCAAGGCCGTCAAAAACGACATAGCCGCCGGCAAGTCCATATCCGCCTCGTTCAAGAACACGGGCATATTCCCCGGCCTGGTTACGGAAATGATGTGGATGGGCGAGGAATCGGGCAAGCTGCCGGACATCATCAACACCCTGTCCAAGTTCTATACCGAGCAGATCAACCAGTTCATAGCGCGCTTCTCCTCGCTGATAGACCCGATACTGGTGGTGTTCATCGGCGGAATCATAGGCGTCATAGTGATTTCCATATTCATGCCTATATTCCAGCTGTCGCAAATCGGCTCCGGCGGGCACAACTAGGAAACGGCATAATGAAAAAAGGATTCACCCTTATTGAAGTTATAGTGGTGGTGCTGATAATAGCGGTATTA from Elusimicrobiales bacterium encodes the following:
- a CDS encoding type II secretion system F family protein, which produces MPKFAYTVQDSQGNASTGVIEAQDEDQAVIALQNKGLFILSIQSESDSKSMPVFRKLKGSGSISGQDLAFFSEQLATLLAGGVPLVRGLALLSEHGENKALTAVVSDIAKEVSAGGALYKALEKHPKVFDSIWISLVQAGEMGGQLPGVLRQISNYVQSQEMIKSKIITAIAYPAVLFTMSMGVLAYFVIYIVPVFTQIFTDFNLTLPPLTRTIVWVSYVATHYMVAIIVIVVGIVLAIRSYLSTEVGKLTWHQAQLKLPVVGVFIRNILMERLLTTMSTLIKSGVSILNTITVLEGAFGNSLVIRNALKAVKNDIAAGKSISASFKNTGIFPGLVTEMMWMGEESGKLPDIINTLSKFYTEQINQFIARFSSLIDPILVVFIGGIIGVIVISIFMPIFQLSQIGSGGHN